A portion of the Paenibacillus sp. PvR098 genome contains these proteins:
- a CDS encoding methylglyoxal synthase, protein MNIALIAHDRKKDEIVNFVTAYETVFEHHNLYATGTTGTRIMENTKLRIHRFMSGPLGGDQQIGAMVATNEIDLIIFLRDPLMAQPHEPDIIALLRLCDVQGIPCATNIATAEILVKALDRGDFAWRELVHKYKPGVDA, encoded by the coding sequence ATGAACATCGCATTGATCGCGCATGATCGCAAGAAGGATGAAATTGTTAATTTCGTAACGGCTTATGAAACGGTCTTTGAGCATCACAATCTCTACGCCACAGGGACGACGGGAACTCGGATAATGGAGAACACGAAGCTGAGAATACACCGTTTTATGTCCGGGCCACTCGGAGGCGACCAGCAGATCGGGGCCATGGTCGCCACGAATGAGATCGATTTGATTATTTTTCTGCGTGATCCGCTGATGGCTCAACCGCATGAGCCGGATATCATCGCGCTGCTTCGGCTTTGTGACGTGCAGGGTATCCCTTGCGCAACGAATATCGCAACGGCCGAAATTTTGGTCAAGGCGCTGGATCGTGGCGATTTTGCCTGGAGAGAGCTCGTACATAAATATAAACCGGGTGTGGACGCATAA
- the qcrB gene encoding menaquinol-cytochrome c reductase cytochrome b subunit → MFKTVYNWIDERLDITPMWRDVADHEVPEHVNPAHHFSAFVYCFGGLTFFITVIQILSGMFLTMYYVPDIINAYASVDYLQHKVAFGVIVRGMHHWGASLVIVMMFLHTLRVFFTGSYKAPREMNWVVGMLIFFVMLGLGLTGYLLPWDNKAYFATSVTLKIVESAPYIGPYAKTLLQGGEIVGAQTLTRFFALHVFFLPGALLALLAGHFFMIRKQGISGPL, encoded by the coding sequence ATGTTTAAAACGGTTTATAACTGGATCGATGAACGCCTGGATATCACGCCGATGTGGAGAGACGTAGCGGACCACGAGGTGCCTGAGCACGTTAACCCGGCTCATCACTTTTCCGCTTTCGTGTATTGCTTCGGCGGCTTGACGTTCTTTATCACAGTTATACAAATTTTGTCGGGTATGTTCCTAACAATGTATTACGTGCCGGATATTATCAACGCTTATGCGAGCGTAGACTACCTGCAGCATAAGGTAGCCTTTGGCGTCATTGTACGGGGTATGCACCATTGGGGCGCTAGTCTCGTTATTGTTATGATGTTCCTACATACGCTTCGCGTGTTCTTTACGGGATCCTATAAGGCTCCTCGGGAAATGAACTGGGTTGTCGGGATGTTGATATTCTTTGTCATGCTGGGTCTTGGTCTGACGGGATATTTGCTCCCTTGGGACAATAAAGCTTATTTCGCAACAAGCGTTACACTTAAAATTGTTGAATCCGCACCGTATATCGGTCCATATGCAAAAACCCTCCTGCAAGGTGGGGAAATCGTAGGGGCGCAAACGTTAACGAGATTCTTTGCATTGCATGTGTTCTTCCTTCCGGGCGCATTATTGGCTCTACTAGCAGGACACTTCTTCATGATTCGCAAGCAAGGTATTTCCGGGCCGTTATAA
- a CDS encoding DUF1405 domain-containing protein: MSGWGWSYFFSREFLGSRPMLWMLFWVNFLGTIYGYIWYGNQLKYTVEHMSPLYLPFVPDSPTASLFFTWFLLIMLIGRKDVDRKTSSGFRGFVEAFAVITSFKYGIWAVAMIMAGAYQGDLLVWQDWMLTISHLGMAAEALLYYRFYRFRWMAVLIVACWVLLNDAMDYAVGVYPWLPKVLEDDLAQIASFTILLSWASIAVALLLWWLRVRKERS; encoded by the coding sequence TTGTCAGGTTGGGGTTGGTCCTACTTCTTCTCACGTGAATTTCTGGGCAGCCGTCCTATGCTATGGATGCTGTTTTGGGTCAATTTCCTCGGTACGATTTACGGATACATATGGTATGGGAATCAATTAAAGTACACTGTGGAACACATGTCGCCGCTCTATCTCCCTTTTGTTCCGGACAGCCCTACGGCCAGTTTGTTTTTTACATGGTTTCTGCTGATTATGCTCATAGGAAGAAAAGACGTGGATCGGAAGACTTCAAGCGGGTTTCGTGGCTTTGTAGAAGCTTTTGCCGTCATCACTTCCTTTAAATATGGAATCTGGGCCGTGGCTATGATTATGGCTGGAGCTTATCAAGGAGATCTGTTGGTTTGGCAGGATTGGATGCTTACAATCTCGCACCTCGGAATGGCGGCGGAAGCGCTCTTGTATTATCGGTTTTACCGTTTCCGCTGGATGGCGGTTCTTATCGTAGCTTGTTGGGTACTGCTGAACGACGCAATGGATTATGCCGTAGGGGTTTATCCATGGCTTCCGAAGGTGCTGGAGGATGACTTGGCTCAAATAGCATCATTCACGATCTTATTAAGCTGGGCAAGTATAGCCGTGGCTCTGCTGCTCTGGTGGTTGAGAGTACGGAAGGAGCGGAGTTAA
- a CDS encoding histidine phosphatase family protein, with product MITLGLVRHGTTEWNLAGRMQGQMDTPLAEVGRMQARLLAERLQGEDWDGIISSDLIRARETAQTLADMTGTPFIGVDSRLRERAFGQLEGTTLEDRLSRWGENWRGLDLGLETDEGLLTRWQAFLLDTERDHRGKRILIVSHGGYIAPVLALYLGRTIEEHLKNTSLTVIEQVEEEVWHCRLLNCTSHLAKLEEQQSQGV from the coding sequence ATGATTACACTTGGACTCGTTAGGCACGGTACGACAGAGTGGAATTTGGCAGGCCGTATGCAGGGACAGATGGATACGCCATTGGCCGAGGTCGGGAGGATGCAGGCGCGTTTACTGGCCGAAAGACTTCAAGGAGAAGACTGGGATGGAATCATCTCCAGCGATTTGATCAGAGCGCGGGAAACGGCTCAAACGTTAGCGGACATGACCGGAACGCCTTTCATTGGTGTAGATTCGAGATTGCGTGAGAGAGCTTTCGGTCAGTTAGAAGGGACTACATTGGAGGATCGCCTTTCGCGTTGGGGAGAGAACTGGCGGGGGCTCGATTTAGGCTTGGAAACGGATGAGGGGCTGCTTACGCGTTGGCAGGCGTTCCTTCTCGATACGGAGCGGGATCATCGGGGCAAGCGAATTCTGATCGTCAGCCACGGGGGATATATTGCTCCTGTTCTCGCTTTGTATTTAGGCAGGACGATAGAAGAGCATCTAAAAAACACATCTTTGACAGTTATAGAGCAAGTGGAAGAAGAAGTCTGGCATTGTCGATTGTTAAACTGCACTTCTCACTTGGCGAAGTTGGAGGAGCAGCAAAGTCAGGGTGTTTAA
- a CDS encoding sporulation protein YpjB: protein MFGAFNLRWLGLMIAVSLSVTLLGGCSGNAKEEGNGAEAPKPSQEQLQRAELLNRTAEDMYQKMLQGDIEDSRIVLQQLSDQLNQIRFEGMTSVDGMNALVRTVTDAQRILDTTALQPNERQVAAAKIRLATDALTHANQPLWLQYYDRLQDDVNDLEQAARDQNKLDLQSAASRLEHDYGIIQPSLLIGRSAVDVEKMDSLVIFVRSQPLNLGEPFKNVLQAIPPMRQMLDKLFMKRETTAYLPYAAPQNPILWTLTFGIIILSSLAFAGWRLSKKHDGLIPVRRGGDDLP, encoded by the coding sequence ATGTTCGGAGCTTTCAACTTGAGGTGGCTCGGTCTGATGATAGCGGTGTCGCTCAGTGTTACTCTGCTCGGTGGCTGCAGTGGAAACGCAAAAGAGGAGGGCAATGGGGCTGAGGCCCCTAAGCCATCCCAAGAGCAACTGCAGAGGGCAGAACTGCTGAACCGGACCGCCGAAGACATGTATCAGAAAATGCTGCAAGGGGACATCGAGGATAGCCGGATCGTTCTGCAGCAGCTTAGCGATCAACTGAATCAAATTCGTTTTGAGGGGATGACTTCAGTCGATGGTATGAATGCCCTCGTTCGAACGGTTACCGATGCGCAACGCATATTGGATACAACGGCGCTGCAGCCGAACGAAAGACAAGTCGCCGCAGCGAAGATTCGGTTGGCAACCGATGCGCTTACGCATGCCAACCAACCGTTATGGCTTCAATACTACGACCGGCTGCAGGATGATGTGAACGATTTGGAACAAGCGGCTAGAGACCAAAATAAATTGGATTTGCAATCCGCCGCTTCCCGATTGGAACATGATTACGGCATCATTCAGCCTAGCCTGCTTATTGGTCGAAGTGCTGTTGATGTGGAGAAGATGGACTCGCTTGTAATATTTGTCCGGTCGCAGCCCCTGAATCTGGGTGAGCCGTTCAAGAACGTACTCCAGGCAATCCCGCCGATGAGGCAAATGCTGGACAAATTGTTTATGAAGCGAGAAACTACCGCCTATTTGCCTTATGCAGCACCGCAGAACCCGATTCTTTGGACGCTTACGTTCGGAATAATCATCTTGTCGTCGCTTGCTTTTGCCGGATGGAGGCTCTCCAAAAAGCACGATGGTCTCATTCCGGTTCGCCGCGGCGGCGATGATTTGCCATAG
- the bshB1 gene encoding bacillithiol biosynthesis deacetylase BshB1: METLDLLIFGAHPDDAEIGMGGTIAKHTEAGYRVGICDLTLAEMSSNGNVESRRQEAADAAERLGLAMRSNLELPDRGLYLVPEYIERIVIEIRKWKPRVVFAPYWEDRHPDHIACSKLVQEALFNAKLRKYVPHAPAHHVQESYFYFINDVIHPDVMVDVTAVYDKKLSSLRAYRSQFEAAGSGNEYVRTPLNQGYLERVEARDQLLGQQRSVPYAEGFISKLPYLTKLF; this comes from the coding sequence ATGGAAACGTTAGACTTATTGATTTTCGGCGCTCATCCGGACGATGCAGAGATCGGAATGGGCGGTACGATAGCCAAACATACGGAGGCAGGCTACCGTGTAGGCATTTGCGATTTGACCTTGGCTGAGATGTCTTCCAATGGAAACGTGGAGAGTAGACGTCAGGAAGCGGCAGATGCGGCGGAGAGGTTAGGGCTTGCGATGAGGAGCAATTTGGAGCTCCCCGACCGCGGGCTTTATCTGGTGCCGGAATATATAGAGCGCATCGTGATTGAGATTCGTAAATGGAAGCCGCGTGTCGTCTTCGCCCCCTATTGGGAAGACCGGCATCCCGATCATATCGCGTGCAGTAAGCTGGTGCAGGAGGCTTTGTTCAATGCGAAGCTTAGAAAGTATGTACCGCATGCTCCAGCACATCATGTTCAAGAGAGTTACTTTTATTTTATTAATGATGTGATCCACCCGGATGTTATGGTAGACGTAACTGCGGTCTATGACAAGAAGCTTTCATCGCTGAGAGCATATCGGTCGCAATTCGAAGCGGCTGGCTCGGGGAATGAATACGTCCGCACGCCGTTAAATCAAGGTTATCTGGAGCGGGTTGAAGCCAGAGATCAACTGCTTGGTCAGCAGCGATCGGTGCCTTACGCCGAAGGCTTCATAAGTAAACTGCCTTACTTGACGAAGTTGTTTTAA
- a CDS encoding ubiquinol-cytochrome c reductase iron-sulfur subunit, with protein MNDHTNQETQHHGEKPVRRREMSRRQFLSYTLGGAGAFMGAGMLVPMVRFAVDPVLQPKAQAEWVKVVEEAQVTNVPKSFKFQVHQVDGWYESNPELEAWIAKSQDGKIFALNPTCKHLGCTVNWNGSPQFKDQYYCPCHGAHYTIDGKALAVSPLPLDEYEVKIENGSVYVGQLGPNKRV; from the coding sequence ATGAACGATCACACGAATCAAGAGACGCAGCATCACGGCGAGAAACCTGTAAGACGTCGTGAAATGTCCAGACGCCAGTTTCTTTCCTACACCCTCGGCGGAGCAGGAGCATTTATGGGTGCCGGGATGCTGGTTCCGATGGTTCGGTTTGCGGTGGATCCGGTTCTTCAGCCTAAGGCGCAAGCCGAATGGGTGAAGGTTGTGGAAGAAGCTCAAGTTACGAACGTACCGAAATCCTTCAAGTTTCAAGTGCATCAAGTAGATGGTTGGTATGAAAGTAATCCTGAGCTCGAAGCATGGATTGCAAAAAGCCAGGATGGTAAAATCTTTGCGTTGAATCCAACGTGCAAACACTTGGGATGCACCGTGAATTGGAACGGCAGTCCGCAATTCAAGGACCAGTACTATTGTCCTTGTCATGGAGCCCACTACACAATTGACGGTAAAGCTTTAGCCGTATCGCCGTTGCCGCTCGACGAATATGAAGTGAAGATCGAGAACGGCTCTGTGTACGTTGGTCAGCTCGGACCTAACAAACGGGTGTAA
- the dapB gene encoding 4-hydroxy-tetrahydrodipicolinate reductase — MTRIKVAVAGASGRMGREVVKMVLGDPELELVAAVSRTTTNTDAGRLVGLDPCGVQVTNDLELTLVESKPDVLVDFTTPQSAVANTRLAIKHKVHPVMGTTGFTPEDIEELDKQCKAEGIGGLIAPNFSIGAILMMKFAAQAAKYMPHVEIIEYHGDQKLDAPSGTSVKTAEIISEVREELRQGNPKEEETIEGARGGYYQGFRIHSVRLPGIFAQQEVIFGSFGQTLKIRHDSYDRAGYMPGVNVAVKKVMEYTGMVYGFEHFMD, encoded by the coding sequence ATGACTCGAATTAAAGTGGCAGTGGCCGGAGCGAGCGGCCGTATGGGACGTGAAGTCGTAAAGATGGTATTAGGTGATCCTGAGCTGGAATTGGTGGCCGCGGTATCCCGTACTACGACGAATACAGATGCAGGAAGACTCGTCGGCCTCGATCCGTGCGGCGTTCAGGTTACGAACGATTTGGAGCTGACCCTGGTCGAATCCAAGCCGGATGTGCTGGTCGACTTCACGACCCCCCAGTCGGCTGTTGCGAATACGCGGCTGGCGATCAAACACAAGGTTCATCCAGTGATGGGTACGACGGGCTTTACTCCTGAAGATATAGAAGAGCTGGACAAGCAGTGTAAAGCGGAAGGTATAGGAGGACTTATCGCGCCGAATTTCTCCATCGGAGCCATCCTTATGATGAAGTTTGCTGCTCAAGCGGCCAAATACATGCCTCACGTGGAAATCATCGAGTACCATGGAGATCAGAAGTTGGATGCCCCATCGGGAACATCGGTGAAAACCGCTGAGATCATTTCCGAGGTGCGTGAGGAGCTTCGTCAAGGGAATCCTAAAGAGGAAGAGACGATTGAAGGCGCGCGGGGCGGATATTATCAAGGCTTCCGGATTCATAGCGTTCGCTTGCCTGGCATCTTCGCCCAGCAGGAGGTTATTTTTGGCTCATTTGGCCAAACGCTTAAAATTCGCCATGATTCGTATGACCGTGCCGGATACATGCCAGGGGTGAATGTGGCTGTTAAGAAGGTTATGGAATACACTGGTATGGTTTACGGGTTTGAGCACTTTATGGATTAA
- a CDS encoding tetratricopeptide repeat protein, whose amino-acid sequence MDGEAAIKKAYESILKHDFERAIAWFEHAIALNPQCAAYHYKLSITFARSNKLEKAISHATQAVRLDPEDEHYSFHLQHLQAKQLIIQAEKLFVESDERLWLAIALLQQTVELDPLSIEGFLLLGIAYSRVQEYSLAVKAVKELLKLDPQHSIGNRLLTDYELSWKQYMNKGLNFKSQAERNETTK is encoded by the coding sequence ATGGACGGCGAAGCAGCCATCAAAAAAGCGTATGAATCGATTTTAAAGCATGACTTCGAAAGAGCGATTGCTTGGTTTGAGCATGCCATAGCTTTGAATCCGCAGTGTGCCGCATATCATTATAAGCTCTCGATTACGTTTGCGCGCAGCAATAAGCTGGAGAAAGCGATATCTCATGCCACTCAGGCGGTCCGGCTTGATCCGGAGGATGAGCATTATTCATTTCATCTTCAGCATCTGCAAGCCAAACAATTGATAATACAAGCCGAGAAGCTTTTCGTTGAGTCGGATGAGCGTCTGTGGCTGGCGATTGCTCTGCTTCAGCAGACAGTGGAACTGGACCCGCTGTCCATAGAGGGATTCCTCCTTCTAGGGATCGCTTATTCCCGGGTTCAGGAATACAGCTTGGCAGTGAAAGCGGTGAAAGAGCTTCTCAAGCTGGACCCTCAGCATTCCATCGGGAATCGGCTTCTTACGGATTATGAGTTAAGTTGGAAACAATATATGAATAAAGGTTTGAACTTCAAATCGCAGGCGGAAAGGAACGAAACAACGAAATGA
- a CDS encoding nucleotide pyrophosphohydrolase gives MSDKSIKDLQQEVHEYISQFKEGYFSPLSMMARMSEEVGELAREVNHQYGEKPKKATEEDNSIELELGDILFITICFANSMGIDLAEAHDKIMHKFRTRDADRWTRTNT, from the coding sequence ATGTCCGACAAATCGATTAAGGACCTCCAGCAAGAGGTGCACGAATACATATCACAGTTCAAAGAAGGGTATTTCAGTCCGCTGTCCATGATGGCGAGAATGTCAGAGGAGGTTGGTGAGCTCGCCCGGGAAGTGAATCATCAATATGGTGAGAAGCCCAAAAAGGCCACCGAAGAAGATAATTCTATCGAGCTGGAACTCGGCGATATTCTTTTTATTACGATTTGCTTTGCCAACTCCATGGGCATTGATCTAGCGGAGGCACACGATAAAATCATGCATAAGTTCCGCACGCGAGATGCTGATCGTTGGACACGAACGAACACTTAA
- a CDS encoding gamma carbonic anhydrase family protein — MLHSYNGIIPQVHPSVFLAPGVQIIGDVVIEEGASIWYNTVLRGDLAPIRIGKRSNIQDGCIGHVNSDQPLIIEDEVSVGHGAIIHGCHVGKGTLIGMGAIVLNGANIGEYALIGAGTLVTENKSIPSYTLSLGSPSKVVRELLETDLERMKRTMESYCVKGSEFLRDSRKQ; from the coding sequence ATGCTGCACAGTTATAACGGTATTATACCTCAGGTTCATCCATCGGTGTTCTTAGCGCCGGGTGTGCAAATTATCGGTGATGTTGTCATCGAAGAAGGAGCAAGCATTTGGTATAATACCGTGCTTCGAGGAGATCTGGCCCCGATCCGGATCGGGAAGCGCAGTAACATTCAAGACGGCTGTATCGGCCATGTCAATTCGGATCAACCGTTGATCATCGAAGATGAAGTATCCGTAGGCCATGGAGCTATCATTCATGGATGCCATGTAGGCAAGGGCACATTAATCGGCATGGGGGCGATTGTACTAAACGGTGCTAACATCGGTGAATATGCTTTAATAGGGGCAGGAACACTTGTAACCGAGAACAAATCGATCCCCTCGTACACGCTTTCTCTTGGATCTCCGTCAAAAGTGGTTCGAGAGCTGCTGGAGACGGATTTGGAACGGATGAAACGGACCATGGAGAGCTATTGCGTCAAGGGCTCTGAGTTTCTGAGGGACAGCCGTAAGCAGTAG
- a CDS encoding DUF2487 family protein: MISLKFSEIEEKSWDELRPYLDTAVLPVTGLGGGETPWETTMALEHLRDALDLIEIPFKGRIVTYPAMHFVNDAHQAPEGMLLEQVSAGLKNAGFRFVVVVTAKSEQELGDKQLVGEHVDLLLRCPPDELRLSGNEAKRKATELMANLWNGSPSS; this comes from the coding sequence GTGATATCATTGAAATTTAGCGAGATTGAAGAGAAGTCTTGGGACGAGCTTCGTCCGTATTTGGACACCGCGGTTCTCCCGGTTACAGGGTTAGGAGGAGGAGAGACGCCTTGGGAGACCACTATGGCACTGGAGCATTTGCGTGACGCGCTTGATTTAATTGAGATTCCTTTTAAAGGGCGCATCGTAACTTATCCCGCCATGCATTTCGTGAATGACGCACATCAAGCGCCCGAAGGGATGCTGCTTGAACAGGTAAGCGCAGGGCTCAAGAATGCCGGCTTCCGGTTTGTCGTCGTCGTTACGGCCAAGTCAGAACAGGAGCTCGGGGATAAGCAGTTAGTAGGGGAGCATGTCGATCTTCTGCTGCGCTGCCCTCCGGATGAGCTGAGGCTTTCGGGCAATGAGGCTAAGCGGAAAGCAACGGAGTTGATGGCTAACCTATGGAATGGAAGTCCATCCTCGTGA
- a CDS encoding IDEAL domain-containing protein, translated as MGKMNVTNDMMLSLFAEMVLDEALRKYKEQRLYKGIDQALANGDEQSFIALTTELNMLRYMGK; from the coding sequence ATGGGCAAAATGAACGTGACAAACGATATGATGCTGAGTTTGTTTGCAGAAATGGTGCTTGATGAAGCCCTGCGTAAATACAAAGAGCAGAGATTGTACAAAGGAATAGATCAAGCATTGGCTAATGGTGATGAACAATCCTTTATTGCCCTAACAACCGAACTGAATATGCTGCGATACATGGGTAAATGA
- a CDS encoding YitT family protein, with the protein MRLSEASTHIKNIVPILIGTAIYAFGLHYFVISNELMEGGLTGVALLINYIFGLPPSLTTLCLNIPLFFLGWRILGKSSMAYTIIGTISLSFFLWIMEMLIGYGWLVPFRTEHDYFLVTAYAGFTLGLGLGIVFRFGGTTGGADILARITHKLTGWRMGQTILLMDAIVIGSSLFFLPKEKILYTFVAVFIASKMIDILIEGAYAAKAFTIITEQAEPVAAAITASLDRGSTLLPAVGAYSKQQKHIVYCVVARSEMKRLKDLVRSIDPLAFIIITEVHDVVGEGFKPK; encoded by the coding sequence ATGCGGCTGTCTGAAGCTTCCACTCATATCAAAAACATTGTTCCTATCTTGATCGGTACGGCGATCTATGCGTTTGGGCTTCACTATTTTGTTATATCGAATGAACTGATGGAGGGCGGATTGACGGGCGTTGCCCTGCTCATCAATTATATTTTCGGTCTCCCTCCATCTCTCACCACGCTTTGTTTAAACATTCCGCTGTTTTTTTTGGGATGGCGTATTTTAGGGAAGTCCTCCATGGCTTATACAATCATCGGCACCATTTCCTTGTCTTTTTTTCTATGGATTATGGAAATGCTGATCGGGTATGGTTGGCTTGTACCGTTTCGGACGGAGCACGACTACTTCTTGGTAACCGCTTATGCCGGATTTACATTGGGATTAGGCCTGGGCATCGTATTTCGCTTTGGGGGGACTACCGGGGGAGCTGATATTTTGGCTCGTATCACACACAAGCTGACAGGTTGGCGAATGGGACAAACTATACTGCTGATGGACGCCATCGTTATTGGCTCTTCGCTCTTCTTTTTGCCGAAAGAAAAAATTCTGTATACGTTTGTTGCCGTGTTCATCGCTTCAAAAATGATCGATATCTTGATTGAAGGAGCTTATGCTGCCAAAGCCTTTACAATTATTACCGAGCAAGCCGAACCGGTTGCTGCCGCTATTACAGCTTCACTCGACAGGGGCTCCACTTTATTACCGGCGGTAGGTGCTTATTCCAAGCAGCAGAAACATATCGTCTATTGCGTAGTAGCCCGCAGCGAAATGAAAAGGCTTAAAGACCTCGTCCGTTCCATCGACCCTCTCGCTTTCATTATCATAACGGAGGTACACGACGTAGTTGGAGAAGGCTTTAAGCCCAAGTGA
- the bshA gene encoding N-acetyl-alpha-D-glucosaminyl L-malate synthase BshA translates to MERLKIGITCYPTLGGSGVVATELGKLLAEKGHQVHFITHSMPFRLGKFDKNIFYHEVEVNDYYVFKYPPYDLSLASKLAQVVKQEELDLLHVHYAIPHAVCALLAKQMVGSHLRVVTTLHGTDITVLAQDESLSDLIRYAINESDAVTAVSQDLIQETRQLLGIEKPIDLAYNFVDKRVYYPREVASLRKEFAQPDEKILIHISNFRPVKRVMDVVDIFDQVHRDIPARLLFVGEGPELSKVLCRVKELGIQDRVTFCGKQDDVAQLLSLADLMLLPSEKESFGLVALEAMACGVPTIASNAGGIPELITHGETGYLADIGDVEQMASYARMLLTDDTLYEQIKEACLYRARYTFCNDVITRQYEELYYRVLEHPVPEALSVKPLQC, encoded by the coding sequence ATGGAACGGTTAAAAATCGGGATCACGTGCTATCCTACGCTGGGCGGTTCAGGAGTCGTAGCCACAGAGCTCGGCAAGCTGCTTGCGGAGAAAGGGCACCAGGTTCATTTTATTACTCATAGCATGCCGTTTCGGCTGGGTAAATTCGATAAAAATATTTTTTATCATGAGGTAGAAGTCAACGATTATTACGTTTTTAAATACCCGCCGTACGATCTTTCTCTGGCGAGCAAATTGGCACAGGTGGTCAAGCAGGAAGAGCTTGATTTGCTCCACGTGCATTATGCGATTCCGCATGCCGTTTGCGCTCTGCTGGCTAAGCAGATGGTAGGTTCTCATTTGAGGGTGGTGACAACACTGCACGGGACCGATATTACAGTGCTGGCCCAGGATGAGTCCCTCAGTGATTTGATCCGGTATGCCATCAACGAAAGCGATGCGGTGACGGCGGTTTCTCAAGATTTGATTCAGGAAACTCGCCAGCTGCTCGGAATTGAGAAGCCGATCGATTTGGCATATAACTTTGTTGACAAACGGGTGTATTATCCGCGGGAGGTCGCTTCGCTGCGCAAGGAATTTGCCCAACCGGATGAAAAAATATTGATCCATATCTCGAACTTTCGTCCGGTCAAGCGGGTGATGGATGTGGTGGATATATTTGACCAAGTTCACCGTGACATACCGGCCAGATTACTGTTCGTCGGCGAAGGGCCGGAGCTTTCTAAAGTGCTTTGCAGAGTGAAGGAGCTTGGTATTCAGGATCGGGTCACGTTCTGCGGCAAACAAGATGATGTTGCACAGCTTCTTTCGCTTGCCGATCTTATGCTGCTCCCGTCGGAGAAGGAAAGCTTCGGCTTGGTGGCGCTGGAGGCAATGGCCTGCGGCGTTCCGACGATCGCTTCCAACGCCGGCGGTATACCTGAGCTCATTACGCATGGGGAAACCGGGTACTTGGCAGACATAGGGGATGTGGAGCAGATGGCGTCGTATGCGCGTATGCTCTTGACGGACGATACTCTTTATGAACAAATCAAGGAGGCTTGTTTATACCGGGCGCGATATACCTTCTGTAACGACGTGATTACACGCCAATATGAAGAGCTGTATTACCGGGTGCTCGAACACCCTGTGCCGGAGGCGCTGAGTGTAAAACCTTTGCAATGCTGA
- a CDS encoding cytochrome c, protein MAQGHKSDEKIVYVGDSRVRVNSSKLIPQDFSAYPGKSEVFVPNFLLKEWMVGVVVLVGILALTVSHAAPLGYPADPTNTQFIPMPDWYFLFMYQLLKYPYTSEGFVVLGTVAVPGIAFGALLLAPFLDTGKERRFYKRPIASTLMFLSLIACIYLTVVSWHHYQLELKEKNIIPEHIKREEEMHANKGTSGGGGGAKQPAQQAAAIVAPDDPAAEIYAKSTCLSCHGTDLKGMPAAKIPALRGVGDLHSKDEILGIIHNGIGQMGAQYDANIAKGLTEAEIDQLADWLSKQKKQ, encoded by the coding sequence GTGGCTCAAGGTCATAAATCGGACGAGAAAATCGTTTACGTTGGGGATTCACGCGTTCGAGTAAACTCATCGAAATTGATTCCGCAAGATTTTTCTGCTTACCCTGGAAAATCGGAAGTATTTGTTCCGAACTTCCTTTTGAAAGAATGGATGGTTGGGGTTGTTGTGCTGGTCGGTATTTTAGCGCTTACTGTGTCTCATGCGGCTCCGCTTGGCTATCCGGCTGATCCGACGAACACACAGTTCATTCCGATGCCTGACTGGTACTTTTTGTTCATGTATCAGCTTCTCAAGTACCCATATACTTCAGAAGGTTTTGTAGTACTGGGTACAGTTGCTGTTCCAGGTATTGCGTTTGGTGCCTTGCTGCTCGCTCCGTTCTTGGATACGGGCAAAGAAAGACGCTTCTACAAGCGGCCGATCGCATCTACGTTGATGTTCTTGAGTTTGATAGCATGTATTTATTTGACTGTCGTATCTTGGCACCACTATCAGCTTGAGCTCAAGGAGAAAAATATTATCCCTGAACATATCAAGCGCGAAGAGGAAATGCATGCAAACAAAGGAACCTCAGGTGGTGGAGGCGGGGCTAAGCAGCCCGCACAGCAAGCGGCTGCGATTGTGGCTCCGGATGATCCGGCGGCGGAAATTTACGCCAAGTCGACTTGTCTTTCCTGTCACGGTACGGACCTGAAGGGTATGCCTGCTGCCAAGATTCCTGCGCTTCGCGGAGTGGGAGACTTACACTCCAAAGATGAGATTTTGGGTATCATTCATAATGGTATTGGCCAAATGGGTGCCCAATATGATGCTAACATCGCAAAGGGTCTAACGGAAGCCGAAATTGATCAGCTTGCCGATTGGCTGTCCAAGCAGAAAAAACAATAA